The genomic window CGCTAGCGAAGGGGGTTTAATACCCCGACCTTTAGGTCGATAGCACGCAATCTGAAAATCGCGATAAGCGACTGAGTCGTAATACTCCGTCCTTTAGGGCGGAGATAGACTCGGAGCAGCGATTTTCATTATTTCTTCACATTCTTTTAATAGTTCCTCGTTGGTAATTTCATTTTTAACAGATTTTCCAGCATTTCAGGAAACTGTTATTGTCGGAGATTGTGTTGCAATAAATGTCTTTACTGAAAATCCCTATGGCTTTTTAATGCATGATGCTGGCGTTGCAAAGTCCTATAAGAAATACTTTGAACTCCTTCGGGGCATGGCTAAGAAGTGATGTATAATTATTTGTACAATTGTACAAATATTTGTGCATAATATTTAAATATACAACTATTTGTACAGTTATTATGAATAATGAAGAAATCATTCTAAAAGAATTGTTAAGAAAAGAGCCGCAACACATAAGAGAACTTGCCAGAAACACAAGCCTACACCCGAATACAATTATAACGACTGTAAACACTTTGGAAAAAAGTAATATTATAAAGACGGAGAAAGAAGACAAGAAACAAGTTTTCTATGAAAATAATCAAAAAGCAAAAAACAGGAAAGTTTTTTACATAATCGAAGAAATAATTAGTTCAGGACTAATAAAACATTTGGAGGAATATTATTCTTACCCAGCAATAATCTTGTTTGGCTCAACAGCCAAAGGAGAGTTCCACGAAAACAGCGATATTGACATTGCAATAATTACAGATGATAAAAAATCAGCAGATTTGCGAAAATTTGAGAAGAAACTAAATAAAGAAATCCAAACTTTTATCTTCAACAAAGCCGAGTTCAAAAAACTAAACAAGGAATTATTTAACAACATAGTGAATGGAATCGTGTTAAGTGGCTTTGCAGAGGTAAAATAGTGTCATTTAAAGATTATCTGAAAAATAAGAAAGTCGTTAAAGGAACTCCTGATATGCAAAAAGTTTCTTCTCTTATAAAGATGTCAAAGAATCATTTGAAAATTGTTGAAAAAATAGAATTGACAGAAGAAACTACATCAATAATTCTGAGCCAAGCATATGAATCCTTAAGACAAGTCTTAGAAGCGATGGCATTAAAAGAAGGCTACAGGGTTTACTCTCATGAAGCATATGTGGATTTCTTGTTAGAAAAAGGAGAGATTAGCTTTGCAAATCGCTTTGACAGATTACGCAAGCTGCGAAATGGAATAAACTACTATGGAAAACCAGTTTCAAAAAATATTACTAAAGCAGCACTAGAAGAGATTAAGGAAATGGTTGAATATCTAATAAAAAAATATTTGGGCCGGTTAAAATGAAAGAAATCGAAATATTATTCAGATTGGAAGAATCAAAGGATTCTGCTTTTGAGAAGTTGAAAGAATTAGAGGATAAAGGTATTAAGAGAACAATAGATTATTACTATTATTTTCCTGAAGATGAAAAATTCAAGCCAAATGAAAAAGGAGAAATACTAAACTGGTTTAGAATAAGAAAAAAAGGAGACAAAACATATTTTACTTTCAAGCACGATTATGTTAAGGAAAATGGTCTGTGGTCTCATTCAGACGAATATGAAACGGAAGTGTCCGATTTTGAAACAGCCAAAAAAATTGTCGAAAGTATGGGCATGAAACCACTTATAACTGTTGATAATACAAAGCACATTTTTGTAAAAGATGATTTTGAACTTGTTGTTGAAGATGTGAAAGATCTTGGATTATTCTTGGAAGTGGAGATATTAAATGCAAAAGAAGATGCAGATGTGGAAAAAGAAAGAAAAAGAATATTTGAATTTGTCAAATCGTTAAATCTTGTTGTTGGAAAAGAATTGAACATTGGTAAGCCTGAATTAATGCTGAATAAAAATAATTGAATTCTTAACGGACAATTTCCGAAAATGCCTTAAGCATATTAATTAATAATTTATCTTTTTGTGTTTCTATGAATAAAAGAATTTATTTGGATACTTGTGTAATAATAGATTTTTTGTTGGGGCGAGATTCATCTGCTTATGAATTAATTATGCGTGCTGTCGATTGTATGTATTTTGCCATAATTTCCGATCTTGTTCTTGAGGAGTTGAAGTTTCAGAAATATTTAAGAGAAGCACAGATTTTTATTTCCTTGTTAAAAAATGCCAATAAAATACGCATCTGCAAATATTCTCAAAAAGAAGTCGAAGATGCAAAAAAACTTGCTGAGAATTACGAAACACACAGGAATGATGCACTTCATAAATTGCTTGCTAAGAGAGAAAATGTCGATTATTTGGTCACTAAAAATGTTAAAGATTTTGTTTGCTTTACTGATATTATCATAAAAAAACCTAGAGAGTTATGACATTATATGACATCAAAAGATAACATTTAAATATTTGGGGTGATAAACTATGTGTATGGTAAATAAACTGGTAAGTATAAGGGTTTCAAATGAGCTCATAGAAGAAACAAATATGTTGGTAACCGAGCTAGGTTTTAACAATATGCAGGAGTTTGTTAGAGATGCATGGAGAACAGCAGTAGAGAAACAAAAATTGATGTATGTTAAAAAAGAACTAACAAAACTTTATGGATGTGCCAAACACAAGAATATTAAAGAGAAAACGAAGAAAGAAATAGAAGAACACATACAAAAAGTCTTCTTTGACAAGTTCGAAAAATAAATTTTTACTCGTTAATGGTAAAATATATAAAAGTCGGTTCTTTGTAAATATTTATGAAGCCATCTAATGATATTCCTGACACGAAAAACGCCGCGGCTTTTAACCTAGTGAAGGATAATCTTTCTGAAGTAATAAAGAAAATATATTTGGTCGGTATAACGGGTGCGGGAGGTGCTGGTAAAACCACATTTGCAAACAATCTTGTAACTTATTTTGGCAAGGAAAATAGTATCACTATAGATTTAGATGATTATCTAATTTCAAGAGAAGAAAGAAAATTAAAGAATATTGTCGGTTATGATCTGAAGGCAAATAAGTTAGAACTTGCAAGAACACATCTATCTATGTTAAAAGATGGTCAAACCATATATAAACCCAGATATAATCATTCTAATGGAGAAATACTTGTCGATGAAATAGTTAAACCGAAGAAACTTATCGTTGTAGAGGGCGTTACAACATTGTATCCGCAACTAAAAGATTTATACGACTTCACAATCTTTATGGATGCTTTAGAAGAGACGCAGATTAAAAGCAGAATTAAAAGAGACGTCAAAAAAAGAGGATATACGAAAGAAGAAGCAATGACATTATTTGAGAAGATGAAACCTGCTTATAAGAACCTCATAGAACCAACTAAGGCGTTAGCTGACGCTGTTTGCGTAGTAGATATTGATTACATAATGCACTTTAAGTAAAAATTTATATATTTGTATGCTCTTTTTCTAATATGATTAAAGCAATAATCTTTGATTTTGATGGCGTAGTTGTTGATACGGAAGCTGTTAAATTTGAGCATTTATCAAATGTTCTGGTTGAAAAAGGATTCTCAACTAAGGATTTGACTTTGAAATCATTAATAGGTAAAAAGACACGGCATTTTCTTCAGGAAATATTTCCAGAAATTACAGAAAAGGAAATCAATCAAATATATCTTGAAAGATCAAAGCTTCACAAAGAACAGCAAGAAAAATACATTTTAATTGAAGGATTAGTAGATTTGTTAAAGTTTCTAAAAAAATCAAATTTTACGATTGCACTTTGTACAGGTTCTGAAAATCAACTAGTTGAAAGTGTTTTAAAGCATAACAAGATAGAGAAATATTTTGAAACTATAGTCACAGGAGAAGATTTTTCTTCATCCAAACCAGATCCTGAGTGTTACGAGAAAACTCTTGAAAAACTTAATTTAAATACTAAAGATGTAATAATCATCGAAGATTCTCCAGCAGGAATAATTGCTGGTAAAGCAGTTGGCGCGAGTGTATTTGGTTTGATGACATATTTGAATGAGTCCGAACTTAAAGATGCTGATAAAGTATTCAAGTCTCATGTGGATTTATTAGATTTCT from Candidatus Woesearchaeota archaeon includes these protein-coding regions:
- the cyaB gene encoding class IV adenylate cyclase translates to MKEIEILFRLEESKDSAFEKLKELEDKGIKRTIDYYYYFPEDEKFKPNEKGEILNWFRIRKKGDKTYFTFKHDYVKENGLWSHSDEYETEVSDFETAKKIVESMGMKPLITVDNTKHIFVKDDFELVVEDVKDLGLFLEVEILNAKEDADVEKERKRIFEFVKSLNLVVGKELNIGKPELMLNKNN
- a CDS encoding type II toxin-antitoxin system VapC family toxin, producing the protein MNKRIYLDTCVIIDFLLGRDSSAYELIMRAVDCMYFAIISDLVLEELKFQKYLREAQIFISLLKNANKIRICKYSQKEVEDAKKLAENYETHRNDALHKLLAKRENVDYLVTKNVKDFVCFTDIIIKKPREL
- a CDS encoding nucleotidyltransferase domain-containing protein, yielding MNNEEIILKELLRKEPQHIRELARNTSLHPNTIITTVNTLEKSNIIKTEKEDKKQVFYENNQKAKNRKVFYIIEEIISSGLIKHLEEYYSYPAIILFGSTAKGEFHENSDIDIAIITDDKKSADLRKFEKKLNKEIQTFIFNKAEFKKLNKELFNNIVNGIVLSGFAEVK
- a CDS encoding HAD family phosphatase: MIKAIIFDFDGVVVDTEAVKFEHLSNVLVEKGFSTKDLTLKSLIGKKTRHFLQEIFPEITEKEINQIYLERSKLHKEQQEKYILIEGLVDLLKFLKKSNFTIALCTGSENQLVESVLKHNKIEKYFETIVTGEDFSSSKPDPECYEKTLEKLNLNTKDVIIIEDSPAGIIAGKAVGASVFGLMTYLNESELKDADKVFKSHVDLLDFFKKAFMSE
- a CDS encoding ribbon-helix-helix domain-containing protein — its product is MVNKLVSIRVSNELIEETNMLVTELGFNNMQEFVRDAWRTAVEKQKLMYVKKELTKLYGCAKHKNIKEKTKKEIEEHIQKVFFDKFEK